Below is a window of Tolypothrix bouteillei VB521301 DNA.
GATGAGCAATCAGCGCCCCACGCCCTAGTTGTATGCTGTAACCAAGAGGGGAGTTAGGAGTAGAAAGTTCTCCCCCTCCTTTTCTAGGTGGTCTGTGATACACTGTTTGACCGTGAGAACCAATCAAAGAAGCTTGTTCTTGACCGAATTGAATGTTTTTTGCGGCTTGAGCAAAGGCACAAGAGATGGCATCATCTAATTCTGCTAACTCTGCCATAGAAAGGGCTTCTCCCGCACAAACTGCTAGAATGCGTTCTCGCAAATGTGTTGGGTAAGGATAAGTTGCGCCAGCAACTAACTCAATCTCAATATCTAAATTTGTTCCAGAAATATCAACTAATGCTGCGTCTATACCATCTACAGATGTACCGCTGATTAAACCTATTACACGCATTTGAATTATGAATTATGAATTATGAATTATGAATTATAGATGCATTGCGATTGGGGTATTTGGGAAAATTTATAATTCTTCTCAATCTTTTTTATCCTTCATAGCTTTTGAGGAATTGCTTTTATCTTCGGAAATAATATGTAAATCGATATTTTTTAGCAATCGCAACAGTCTGTGAGTTAGAGAGCCTTTGAAGAGAAGTTGCCAGCGCGATCGCTGACTTGCACCAATAACTATTTGAGTAATGCGGTATTGTTTGGCTACTTCTGCAATTGACGCAGCCACATCATAACTATTGGTACGAATAAATTGGCCTTCAAATTCCTGACAAAGCTTTTCACAAGTTTCCACATATAAGCTTTCCTGTTTGGTAAGAAAGCGATTTGGCTCAGAAACATACAAACAAAAAAGAGGAGCATTCATATACTTAGATAGTCTAGCTCCTCTCCGTAACAATTGGATTGAATTAGGATAAGTTGATACACAAACTAATACCCTTTCATGAATATTACAAAAATTACCATTTGGATTTTTAGCTACAGCATTTTCCTCAATATTATCTGCAACCTCTCGAAGTGCTAATTCTCGCAGAGCAATTAAATTGCGGCGTTGGAAAAAATTATCAAGCGCTTGTTGAATTTTTTGTGGAGCATAGATTTTTCCCTCTAACAAGCGTTCCTGTAAAGTTTCAGGAGTGACATCAATCGCAACAACTTCATCCGCTTCATCTAAAATGCGATCGGGAACGCGTTCTCTAACCACTACACCAGTAATTCTTGCAACTAAGTCATTCAAACTTTCAAGATGCTGAATATTCATTGTAGAATAAACATCAATACCTGCTTCTAAAATGACCTCTACATCTTGATAGCGTTTTTCTCGAATAGAACCAGGGACATTAGTATGTGCTAATTCATCCACTAAAGCCAATTGTGGTGCTCTAGCTACGATCGCATCTGTGTTCATTTCTGTTAAGACCAAACCACCACGGGGAATTTCTTGACGGGGGATTATCTCCAAACTCTCTGCTTTTTGTGCCGTTTCTTTGCGTCCGTGAGTTTCTAAAAGCCCGATGACCACATCAATTCCTTCATGTTTGAGTGCATGGGCTTCTTCCAACATCCGGTATGTTTTACCAACTCCCGGAGCCATCCCAATATAAATTTTATGTTTACCTCGCCTTATCGGGCTGAGGTCATTAGGAATAGCAGATAATAGTTGGTTTTGATTGGAAATGTCATTTTTCATTATATTTGCTAATGGCTAATTGCTAATGGCTAATTGCTAATGGCTAATTGCTAATGGCTAATTTTTCTAGCTATTTTACTTAATTTTTAAAATATACATAGGGAATCTACCCTTGTATGCGTATTATTTGCACAAAAAGGAGTGACTTTGTGCCATCCCACCATATTAAACTTTTGGTTTGCAATGGCTAACCTACAGTAATGAAATTTTTTCATAAACACGCGTGCTCTGAGCTCAAGCCCCAACCCTTTAGGGCGGGGTAACGTACTTAAGGATGGCTGTAGTTGTTGGGTTTTAATTTCTACAATGAGCCATTAGCTATTAGCTATTAGCTATTAGCTATTAGCCAATTACCTATTTTGCTGACGGTTAAACTCATCTAAATCTAAAGCATAATTCAACTTTAAAACATTCACCCCAGGCTCGCCAAAAATACCTAAAAATTTTCCTTCTGTAAATCTATTTATAAAAGGCAAAACTTCATCGGGTCGAAGGTTGCGGGCGCGAGCAACTCTTTCCAATTGTTCGCGTGCTGCTTTGACTGAAATATGAGGATCTAAACCAGAACCAGAAGCATAAATCAAATCAGCGGATGGTTGAATACCTGCATCTTTTAGCTGAGCGATCTCTTCAGAAATTCGCTTAATTAAGGCAGGATTTCCCGGAGCTAAATTGCTAGCCCCAGATATACCAGTTGGTTTTGCATCTTTGCCTTGGCTGTATTCTACTGCACTAGGACGAGAACGAAAATATCGTTCTGATGTAAATTGTTGACCGATTAAAGCTGAACCAATTTGCTCACCCTGAATATTCTGCACAATGCTGCCATTCGCCTCATTAGGAAAGGCAAATTGACCTACTGCTAGTATGACTAATGGATAAACAATCGCAGTCAACAACCAAAGAATTAAAGTAAGACGAATTGCTTTAGTAATTTCTTTAATAATAAACATAAAAATTAATAATCATTGGAAATAGGGGAAGGTGGGTCTCCTCTAGGGATAAGGGAACCATGAGGATTGGGTATTGAGGTAGACATATCTTAGTCTTTAGCCCCAATCCTTAGCCCTCAGTCCCTACTTATACCACTCCTGCTACAGTTAGCAATATATCAATTAACTTAATTGCAATGAATGGTGCAATTACACCTCCCAAACCGTAAACAAAAATATTTCGTTGTAATAATTGATTAGCTGTTAATGGTCTAAACTTTACACCTGTTAGTGCTAAAGGAATCAATGCTGGAATAATCAAAGCGTTGTAAATCAATGCTGCTAGTACGGCTGAATTTGTACTGGTTAGTTTCATAACATTTAAACTTTGTAGATTTGCGGCAGTAAATAAAACTGGGATAATCGCAAAATATTTAGCAATATCATTGGAAATGGAAAATGTCGTTAAAGCTCCACGTGTCATGAGGAGTTGTTTGCCAATAGTCACAATATCAATTAGCTTTGTGGGATCGGAGTCTAAATCTACCATGTTGGCAGCTTCTTTTGCTGCTTGAGTTCCTGTATTCATGGCTACACCAACATTTGCTTGAGCAAGCGCCGGCGCATCATTAGTTCCGTCACCCGTCATCGCTACTAGTTTCCCCTCTTCTTGTTCCTTTTGAATGACGGCAATTTTGTCTTCTGGGGTTGCTTCAGCAATAACGTCATCGACTCCTGCTTCTTTTGCTATGACAGATGCTGTTATGCGGTTGTCACCAGTGAGCATGACAGTTCGGACTCCCATTCGCCGCAACTGGTCGAAACGTTCTCGAATACCGGGTTTGATGATGTCTTTTAAATAAATCACACCATATATTTCGCTATCTAAAGCTACGGCTAACGGTGTTCCCCCCAGTTGTGAGACTCTTTCGTAGGCTATATCAAGTTCTGCATTACCGTTTCCATTACGGGAACGTACAAATCCTTTGATCGCAGAAACTGCACCTTTACGGGCTTGACTCCCATTTGGTAAATTTGTACCACTCATGCGCGTTTTTGCGGAAAACTCTATTGCTTCTGCTTGGTCTCGTTGAAAATGAATCGTTGCTCCCAATCTTTCCGCAAGCCTGAAAATAGATTTGCCTTCAGGTGTATCGTCAAATATGCTCGCTGCTAAAGCAACATGGGCGATTTCTTCCATGGAATGACCGTTAATGGGGATAAACTCTTCAGCCAATCGGTTACCCAAAGTAATCGTACCTGTTTTATCAAGGATTAGGGTACTCACATCACCACATGCTTCTACCGCCCTTCCGGAAGTCGCGATTACGTTAAACTGGGCAACTCGATCCATTCCCGCAATCCCGATCGCACTGAGCAATCCTCCAATAGTAGTGGGGATCAATGCTACCAATAGCGCTACTAAGATGGCAATATTAATGGAGTTTCCCACGTATCCCGCGATCGCGGGAATTGTCATCACGACGAACAAAAAGACTAACGTCAAAACTGCTAGCAGTACCGTTAGAGCAATTTCGTTGGGTGTTTTCGTTCTTTCAGCGCCTTCCACCAAAGCAATCATCCGGTCAATAAACCCTTTACCTGGCTCTGCTGTAATTCGGATAATTAGTTCATCAGAAATAATCTGCGTACCACCAGTTACAGAACTTGCTACATCCGATCCCGTTTCTTTAAGGACAGGCGCAGACTCCCCGGTAATTGCTGATTCATCAACACTAGCAACACCCATAATGACTTCCCCATCAGCAGGGATGACATCACCAGCAACTACGTAAACCGTATCACCTGTTCTTAAGGTAGTCGAAGAAACTTCTGCGATCGCTCCATCATCACCGAGTTTTTTAGCAACTGTTTCTGACTTCGTTGAACGCAGCGCATCCGCTTGTGCCTTACCCCGCCCTTCAGCAACTGCTTCAGCAAAGTTAGCAAATAAAACAGTAAAGAATAAAATACCTGTTACCAATCCGTTAAAAAGACGCAAGTTATTGCCTGTAACAGGACCAAACAGGTAAGGATCGACAGTCACCAATAAAGTAATGAGGGTTCCAACCCAAACCAAAAACATGACTGGGTTTTTAATTGCGTATTTGGGATTTAGCTTGACAAAAGCATCTTTTATAGACCTGAGGTAAATTCCTTTTGTGCGAACCTTTGATTTTTTACGTGGGTGGCGACGTTCACTTCTACGAGAATACGGTGGTCTGGGTGTTGAGTCCATAATGGTGAGTGGTGAGTAGTTGCTGGTGAGTGGTTGGTGGTTGGTAATTGTTAGTGGGAGCAAGGCGTTGCACCCGTACAGTAGTTGGTGGAAATACAACTAACTACTAACAATTAACCACTAACAAAATTATTTAAGATTAAGCCCTTCAGCTATAGGTCCTAAAGCTAAAACGGGGAAAAATGTCAGTACCCCCAAAATTAAAATGACTCCT
It encodes the following:
- a CDS encoding universal stress protein yields the protein MKNDISNQNQLLSAIPNDLSPIRRGKHKIYIGMAPGVGKTYRMLEEAHALKHEGIDVVIGLLETHGRKETAQKAESLEIIPRQEIPRGGLVLTEMNTDAIVARAPQLALVDELAHTNVPGSIREKRYQDVEVILEAGIDVYSTMNIQHLESLNDLVARITGVVVRERVPDRILDEADEVVAIDVTPETLQERLLEGKIYAPQKIQQALDNFFQRRNLIALRELALREVADNIEENAVAKNPNGNFCNIHERVLVCVSTYPNSIQLLRRGARLSKYMNAPLFCLYVSEPNRFLTKQESLYVETCEKLCQEFEGQFIRTNSYDVAASIAEVAKQYRITQIVIGASQRSRWQLLFKGSLTHRLLRLLKNIDLHIISEDKSNSSKAMKDKKD
- the kdpC gene encoding K(+)-transporting ATPase subunit C codes for the protein MFIIKEITKAIRLTLILWLLTAIVYPLVILAVGQFAFPNEANGSIVQNIQGEQIGSALIGQQFTSERYFRSRPSAVEYSQGKDAKPTGISGASNLAPGNPALIKRISEEIAQLKDAGIQPSADLIYASGSGLDPHISVKAAREQLERVARARNLRPDEVLPFINRFTEGKFLGIFGEPGVNVLKLNYALDLDEFNRQQNR
- the kdpB gene encoding potassium-transporting ATPase subunit KdpB, whose translation is MDSTPRPPYSRRSERRHPRKKSKVRTKGIYLRSIKDAFVKLNPKYAIKNPVMFLVWVGTLITLLVTVDPYLFGPVTGNNLRLFNGLVTGILFFTVLFANFAEAVAEGRGKAQADALRSTKSETVAKKLGDDGAIAEVSSTTLRTGDTVYVVAGDVIPADGEVIMGVASVDESAITGESAPVLKETGSDVASSVTGGTQIISDELIIRITAEPGKGFIDRMIALVEGAERTKTPNEIALTVLLAVLTLVFLFVVMTIPAIAGYVGNSINIAILVALLVALIPTTIGGLLSAIGIAGMDRVAQFNVIATSGRAVEACGDVSTLILDKTGTITLGNRLAEEFIPINGHSMEEIAHVALAASIFDDTPEGKSIFRLAERLGATIHFQRDQAEAIEFSAKTRMSGTNLPNGSQARKGAVSAIKGFVRSRNGNGNAELDIAYERVSQLGGTPLAVALDSEIYGVIYLKDIIKPGIRERFDQLRRMGVRTVMLTGDNRITASVIAKEAGVDDVIAEATPEDKIAVIQKEQEEGKLVAMTGDGTNDAPALAQANVGVAMNTGTQAAKEAANMVDLDSDPTKLIDIVTIGKQLLMTRGALTTFSISNDIAKYFAIIPVLFTAANLQSLNVMKLTSTNSAVLAALIYNALIIPALIPLALTGVKFRPLTANQLLQRNIFVYGLGGVIAPFIAIKLIDILLTVAGVV